Genomic segment of Candidatus Cloacimonadota bacterium:
CAATAGAAGCCTTAGCTAAGTGGCATTAGAACTATATTGTTTAATCCTCTTCGCTATAGCTTTTTGTTAAATTGCGAATTCCGGCTGGATTCAATTTTACAGTATCGTATCTTGAGGGCATGGCAGAAAAGTATTTGCTGTAAACAATCTTTAAATGAAACTCATCATTTTCCAGGGGACTATAATCTGGCATTTCGTACAATAGATCTAATTCGTCATTGGCACCGATCTCAGCATATTCATAGTCTATTGTGCTAACCAAATTGTTTTCTGAATCAAACAAGCCCAAGATAAAGAATCCTTGAATTTCTACATTGAGGTTATTTTGCAGGGTTACAAAAACATCAGCAGGCAAGGGGAGCTTGTAAATATCATAGAGAAAGCTTTCTTCTTCGGCTACCGGAACTACGTTTATTTCGCTTTCCAGATTGAAAGCCTCTTCATCCAACCAGTTTCCGCTATAGCTTCTAGCCGAACGAAAGCCGCCCCAATAGGCTAAAGTACGTTCTTCGTAGCTCGACATGCCGGGGTCGTTTACATGATAAGAAGAAGCTTTATCTATTGGCCCGTCTTGTTTAACAACCAATACCCAATGAGATCGCCTGCCAGCTACCTTTACAATTACCTTGTTTCCTTTTTCCAATTCACCATTAAGAAAATCCCAATCGTTGTACCGCGTACTTTGGCCTTCCAATTCTAAGCCTAAGCCATCACCATCAATGAGGCCAGGGATTTGCCAACGCATGTTGTTTCCGTAGTAGCCACCATTCTTTCTAAGCCAGTCATTTAGTTTATCGGGAGTCATGTAGGGATTTGATGCTTCAGCATTAAGCATCATGGAAAGGCAAGAAACCACACATCCGCTTCGCGCAATTGATGTACCTCTGCCAAGACGATTTGATCCCCAACGAGAATCCGTTTGAGAAAACCAACTAAAGCCGGTGGCATAGATTAGGTTTATCATTAGTAAAAGGATGCATATAGCTGTGTATTTTTTCATAAGTAGTATCTCTGCTTAAAAAACAATGTTACAGTAACATACCATAACTAAGTCATGATGAGAAAAGACAAATATCTGTCAATAAAGAATATTTCGCTTGTCAGAAAAAACAATTATATTAAATTGCCACCAATACAACCTGCGATGAGAGATACGTTCTGGCATCAAGGGTGGAAAATCTCCTCCTTATGCCATCAACGTATACATTCTTCGCAATTTAAGGGAATAGAAATCATGCTTAAAAGACACGTAGTTACAATCATTGTGGATGATATTAACGAAGCATTTCAGCCCGTAAGTGATTTGCTTCATGCCAATGCTCAACACATCCTATTAAGAGTGGGATATCCCATGCGGGATTGGGGTGCATCAGTGATATTTCTGATAATGGAACTCACCACAGAGCGGATGGGGGCATTTTCTGGAAAACTGGGCATGATTAATGGGGTGCGGGTTAAAACCCAAACATTGAAAATTGAACGAGGAGATAAAAATGAAGATTAACACGGAAGGACTTAAATCCTTTATTCCAGATGCAAAGATTGAAGCCTATTTGGAAAGCGAGAAAAATGCGCCAGAGAGCAGGATTAGGGATATTATTCAAAAGTCTTTGGATAAGAATAGGCTAGACCCACAAGAAACAGCAGCCTTGATAAGTGTTAAAAATCCAGAATTACGACAGATGATTATGGAGGGTGCTCATGAACTAAAGGAAAGAATATATGGTAATCGAATAGTTTTGTTTGCTCCGTTATACGTGGGGAATGAGTGTATTAACGATTGTGTATATTGCGGTTTTAGAATCTCAAACAAAGAGTGTCAACGCAGTACCTTAAGTCATGAACAATTGGTTGATGAAACTAAAGCATTAGTTGAAACGGGACATAAACGCCTAATAATGGTATATGGAGAACATCCCAAATACGATGCTCGCTTCATTGCCGATACCGTACAAACCGTGTACAACACAAAATACAAAAAGGGTGAGATTCGTAGAGTAAATATTAATGCTGCACCTATGGATGTTGAGGGTTACCGAATCGTTAAATCAGTTGGTATTGGCACTTATCAGATCTTTCAGGAAACATATCATCAAAAAACCTACGAAAAGCTTCATCCTCTAGGACCCAAAAGTAACTATTTGTGGCGATTAGATGGACTTGACAGAGCAATGAAAGCTGGGATTGACGATTTGGGTATAGGTGCTTTGATGGGATTGTATGATTGGCGTTTTGAAGTGATGGCTTTACTATATCACACCATACATTTAGAAGATACTTTCGGGGTTGGTCCGCACACGATTTCCTTCCCACGTATTGAACCAGCTATAGGTACAGATTTCACTCAGCATCCACCCTTTAGAGTTACAGATGAAGATTTTAAACTTCTGGTTGCTATTATTAGATTAAGTGTGCCATACACAGGTATGATTCTTACTGCTAGAGAGCCCATTGAAATACGTAATGAAGTGTTAAGATTTGGAGTATCTCAAATTGATGCCGGAAGCTCAATTGGCGTGGGAGACTATTCCCATAAAAACGATGAATCTCGCAAAAAATCGCAATTTGTTTTGGGGGATACTCGTTCTTTGGACGATGTGATATACGAATTAGCCCAAGGTGGTTATATACCTTCGTTTTGTACATCTTGTTATCGAGCAGGAAGAACCGGCGAGCACTTTATGGAATTTGCCATTCCTGGATTCGTAAAAAGATTTTGCACTCCCAATGCGCTATTGACTTTTGCTGAGTATCTTCACGATTTTTCCTCGCAAAGAACTCACAAGGCAGGATTGGAGCTAATCGATAACGAAATCTCTAAAATTCAAGACCCTAAGATGAAAGAATCTGTAATCTCCAAACTTGAAGAAATGAAAGCCGGAGCAAGGGATTTATTTTACTAAAAAAAGATAGATTTGCCCAAGCATAGGATAAACTTATCTTGTTTATAAAACTATAAGGAGTTTATAATGATTATAGAAGTAACAGATCTTAACTTCTCAGAAGTTGTAAAGCAAGGCAAGGTAATTCTAGATTTTTGGGCATCATGGTGTGGTCCCTGCAATATGTTAAATCCCATTATAAAGGAGCTTGCCGAAGAACACAAAGAACTTACTGTGGGAAAGGTAAATGTTGATGATTATCCGGATTTAGCTGGGAAGCATGGTGTTATGAGTATTCCTACTATACTTTTCTTTCAAGATGGAATTCTGAAAGACAGCTCGATTGGAGTTGTCTCCAAGAATGTGATTTTGAACAAACTTGAATCCTTAGGGTGATTATATATATTGAGAACAAACCACAAACGCTTGCTAAACGCTGTTGAATACTACCCATTTAGGGCATTGCTCGCCCTGTTGCGCTTATTTCCCTATAGGTGCAGCAGGGCTTTAGTTATTGGACTGTTTGTGGGTATTGGATATGGTATTGGAATACGTAGAAATGTTGCCGAAATTCAATTGAGCCATGTATACCCCCATTGGCATAAAAAAAAGCTGAAGAAAGTTCTAAGAAACGTCTATCGTCAAATGGCACTTAATATTTGTGAAGAGTATCTTATGAGTGACGATATGCTAAATGCAAAATCTCAAGTAAAAGGATTTGAATATCTTCAGGAAGCTATGTCTTTAAACAAAGGGGTTATTATGGCTACCGCACACTTTGGCAATTGGGAGGCGGCACGGATTTTACCGATGCGTGGAATACCCTTAAGCGTGATAGCAAAAGGACAGCGAAACAAGCTCTTCGATAATTATACAAATTCCATTCGAGAACGGCAAGGACTTCACGTTATTGATATGAGCAAAGGTCTAAGAGATATTATGCAAGATCTTTCTGAAAATAGAGTTGTTGCCATTCTAGCAGATCAAAACGCCGGTAAACGGGGCATAGTAATGGATTTCTTGGGCTTTCCAGCATCGAATTGGAAAGGAGTTGCCAAAATTAGCTTGCGTTATCATATCCCCATTGTTCCAGGATTTGTAGTGCGATC
This window contains:
- a CDS encoding C39 family peptidase; translated protein: MKKYTAICILLLMINLIYATGFSWFSQTDSRWGSNRLGRGTSIARSGCVVSCLSMMLNAEASNPYMTPDKLNDWLRKNGGYYGNNMRWQIPGLIDGDGLGLELEGQSTRYNDWDFLNGELEKGNKVIVKVAGRRSHWVLVVKQDGPIDKASSYHVNDPGMSSYEERTLAYWGGFRSARSYSGNWLDEEAFNLESEINVVPVAEEESFLYDIYKLPLPADVFVTLQNNLNVEIQGFFILGLFDSENNLVSTIDYEYAEIGANDELDLLYEMPDYSPLENDEFHLKIVYSKYFSAMPSRYDTVKLNPAGIRNLTKSYSEED
- a CDS encoding iron-only hydrogenase system regulator, encoding MLKRHVVTIIVDDINEAFQPVSDLLHANAQHILLRVGYPMRDWGASVIFLIMELTTERMGAFSGKLGMINGVRVKTQTLKIERGDKNED
- the hydG gene encoding [FeFe] hydrogenase H-cluster radical SAM maturase HydG, whose amino-acid sequence is MKINTEGLKSFIPDAKIEAYLESEKNAPESRIRDIIQKSLDKNRLDPQETAALISVKNPELRQMIMEGAHELKERIYGNRIVLFAPLYVGNECINDCVYCGFRISNKECQRSTLSHEQLVDETKALVETGHKRLIMVYGEHPKYDARFIADTVQTVYNTKYKKGEIRRVNINAAPMDVEGYRIVKSVGIGTYQIFQETYHQKTYEKLHPLGPKSNYLWRLDGLDRAMKAGIDDLGIGALMGLYDWRFEVMALLYHTIHLEDTFGVGPHTISFPRIEPAIGTDFTQHPPFRVTDEDFKLLVAIIRLSVPYTGMILTAREPIEIRNEVLRFGVSQIDAGSSIGVGDYSHKNDESRKKSQFVLGDTRSLDDVIYELAQGGYIPSFCTSCYRAGRTGEHFMEFAIPGFVKRFCTPNALLTFAEYLHDFSSQRTHKAGLELIDNEISKIQDPKMKESVISKLEEMKAGARDLFY
- the trxA gene encoding thioredoxin: MIIEVTDLNFSEVVKQGKVILDFWASWCGPCNMLNPIIKELAEEHKELTVGKVNVDDYPDLAGKHGVMSIPTILFFQDGILKDSSIGVVSKNVILNKLESLG
- a CDS encoding lysophospholipid acyltransferase family protein, which produces MRTNHKRLLNAVEYYPFRALLALLRLFPYRCSRALVIGLFVGIGYGIGIRRNVAEIQLSHVYPHWHKKKLKKVLRNVYRQMALNICEEYLMSDDMLNAKSQVKGFEYLQEAMSLNKGVIMATAHFGNWEAARILPMRGIPLSVIAKGQRNKLFDNYTNSIRERQGLHVIDMSKGLRDIMQDLSENRVVAILADQNAGKRGIVMDFLGFPASNWKGVAKISLRYHIPIVPGFVVRSQDDKISFEFSKMIYHPNMDDSEKNYTIVINEIIQITEKYIHEYPDHWFWVHKRWKHAYDMFKDIKKV